From a single Ailuropoda melanoleuca isolate Jingjing chromosome 12, ASM200744v2, whole genome shotgun sequence genomic region:
- the MORN3 gene encoding MORN repeat-containing protein 3 yields MTHVIRAQTSTSPGSSRILALLGAHRAPDIPNPLPAPPGPTGAANMPISKRLQKSEPLWKGWDRKAQKNGLRHQVYAVNGDCYVGEWKDNMRHGKGRQIWKKKGAIYEGDWKFGKRDGYGTLSFPDQEMGKHRKVYSGWWKDDKKSGYGIQFFGPKEYYEGEWCGNQRSGWGRMYYSDGDTYEGQWLNDKPHGEGMLRQKNGNRYEGYWQRGMKNGSGRFFHLDHGQLFEGFWVDNVAKCGTMIDFGRDEAPKPTQFPIPKIQILDPDGVLEEALAMFKKTEEEED; encoded by the exons ATGACTCATGTCATTCGGGCTCAGACAAGCACCTCCCCAGGAAGCTCCAGGATCCTGGCACTACTAGGGGCACACCGAGCCCCTGATATCCCTAACCCTTTGCCAGCACCCCCTGGCCCTACAGGAGCAGCCAACATGCCTATCTCCAAGCGCTTGCAAAAGTCGGAGCCCCTGTGGAAGGGGTGGGACCGGAAGGCCCAAAAGAACGGACTGAGGCACCAGGTGTACGCTGTCAATGGTGATTGCTATGTGGGCGAATGGAAGGACAACATGAGGCACG gaaaaggaagacagatctggaagaagaaaggagcCATCTATGAGGGAGACTGGAAGTTTGGGAAGCGAGATGGCTATGGCACCCTCAGTTTTCCTGACCAAGAGATGGGAAAGCACAGGAAAGTATACTCTGGCTGGTGGAAAGACGATAAAAAATCG GGCTATGGGATTCAGTTTTTTGGACCCAAGGAGTATTACGAGGGTGAGTGGTGTGGCAACCAGCGCAGCGGATGGGGCCGTATGTACTACAGCGACGGCGACACCTACGAGGGCCAGTGGTTGAATGACAAGCCGCACGGGGAGGGCATGTTGCGCCAAA AGAACGGCAACCGCTACGAGGGCTACTGGCAGAGAGGTATGAAGAATGGGTCAGGTCGTTTTTTCCACCTGGACCACGGTCAGCTCTTTGAAGGCTTCTGGGTGGACAACGTGGCCAAGTGTGGCACAATGATTGACTTTGGACGCGATGAGGCCCCTAAGCCCACCCAGTTCCCCATTCCTAAG ATCCAAATTCTAGACCCTGATGGCGTGCTGGAGGAAGCCTTGGCCATGTtcaagaagacagaggaagaagaagattGA